The following are encoded in a window of Pirellulales bacterium genomic DNA:
- the hisH gene encoding imidazole glycerol phosphate synthase subunit HisH, with amino-acid sequence MLLIIDYQMGNLRSVQKGFEKVGHPAVIGSDPESVMAAEKIVLPGVGAFPDAIAELRRRNLIEPIRSSIAAGKPFLGICLGLQLLFDVGHEGGRHEGLGILRGEVARFELPAEYKVPHMGWNRLSMRRRPPILAGLEDGAFAYFVHSYHVVPQDRDVIATETDYGAPFCSMVWRDNIFATQFHPEKSQSDGLRILKNFAEL; translated from the coding sequence ATGCTCCTAATCATCGACTACCAAATGGGCAATTTGCGGAGCGTCCAAAAAGGTTTCGAAAAGGTCGGGCATCCGGCCGTGATCGGCAGCGATCCCGAGTCGGTGATGGCGGCGGAGAAGATCGTATTGCCCGGCGTCGGCGCGTTTCCGGACGCCATCGCCGAATTGCGGCGGCGGAATCTTATCGAACCGATTCGCTCAAGCATTGCGGCCGGCAAGCCGTTTTTGGGAATCTGCTTGGGCCTTCAGTTGCTGTTCGACGTTGGCCACGAAGGTGGCCGGCACGAAGGTTTAGGGATTCTGCGCGGCGAAGTGGCGAGATTCGAATTGCCGGCCGAATACAAAGTGCCCCACATGGGCTGGAACCGGCTTTCGATGCGCCGGCGGCCGCCGATTCTCGCGGGCTTGGAGGATGGCGCTTTCGCCTATTTCGTTCACTCGTATCACGTCGTGCCGCAGGATCGCGATGTGATTGCGACCGAAACCGACTACGGCGCGCCGTTCTGCTCGATGGTGTGGCGGGACAATATCTTTGCGACGCAGTTTCATCCCGAAAAGAGCCAATCCGACGGTCTAAGAATTCTGAAAAATTTCGCAGAACTGTAA
- a CDS encoding NADH-quinone oxidoreductase subunit C, whose translation MRGTEFLERLKERFGERITGSNLEALDPWIEVSPEGLLDVSRYLRDEPALRFSMLNCITAVDYFEPDAKKAAKVTWKPHLELVYHLWSVPHRVSLVMKVMLPRWKNDSPGELPELPSVSRLWPTADWHEREVYDLSGIRFLGHPNLRRILCPEDWVGHPLRKDYEMPLEYHGIRNR comes from the coding sequence ATGCGTGGAACTGAGTTTCTCGAACGGCTGAAAGAGCGGTTCGGCGAGCGGATCACCGGGTCGAATCTCGAAGCGCTCGATCCTTGGATCGAAGTGTCGCCGGAGGGGTTGTTAGACGTGTCGCGTTATTTGCGCGACGAGCCGGCTCTGCGGTTCAGTATGCTCAATTGCATCACAGCCGTCGATTATTTCGAACCCGACGCCAAGAAGGCGGCCAAAGTGACGTGGAAGCCCCACCTCGAGTTGGTTTATCACTTATGGAGCGTGCCACATCGCGTGTCGCTAGTGATGAAAGTGATGCTGCCGCGGTGGAAGAACGATTCGCCCGGTGAATTGCCCGAGCTGCCGTCGGTGAGCCGGCTTTGGCCGACCGCCGATTGGCACGAACGCGAAGTCTACGATCTTTCCGGCATCCGCTTTTTGGGTCATCCGAATCTGCGGCGAATCCTCTGCCCCGAAGATTGGGTCGGCCATCCCTTGCGCAAAGACTACGAAATGCCGTTGGAATATCATGGAATCAGGAATCGGTAG
- a CDS encoding NADH-quinone oxidoreductase subunit A, whose translation MATPTAVAAYLLLFVVAGFSFLFANLLLGKLCRPQAPNSEKLEVYECGEPTIGSSFVQFDLRFYVVALLFIIFDVEVAFFFPWATVFGKSTQLMDRNLVVVEQTRAMDDGRGASVGQVELTSAAVGLYRELGVNHPTAPEVQAPTKGAAPAAKGSETASPLRQADEKIRADASTLARLSMVDIGAFFAVLLVGFAYVWRRGDLDWVRAVSRERSVGVEPTESPEVIEQQPAVSA comes from the coding sequence ATGGCCACACCCACCGCAGTCGCCGCGTATTTACTGCTGTTCGTCGTCGCCGGATTCAGTTTTCTGTTTGCGAATCTGCTGCTCGGCAAATTATGCCGGCCGCAGGCGCCGAATTCCGAAAAGCTCGAAGTCTACGAATGCGGCGAGCCGACGATCGGCTCCAGTTTCGTGCAGTTCGACTTGCGATTTTATGTCGTCGCCTTGCTGTTCATCATATTCGATGTCGAAGTGGCGTTTTTCTTTCCTTGGGCAACTGTGTTTGGCAAGAGCACGCAACTGATGGATCGGAATTTAGTCGTTGTGGAACAGACAAGGGCGATGGACGACGGGCGAGGGGCGAGTGTCGGGCAGGTTGAACTGACGTCGGCGGCTGTAGGACTTTATCGCGAACTCGGTGTTAATCATCCGACAGCGCCGGAAGTGCAAGCGCCGACAAAGGGCGCGGCGCCTGCGGCCAAAGGGAGCGAAACGGCGTCGCCGCTTCGGCAGGCCGATGAAAAAATCCGGGCCGACGCGAGCACGCTTGCCCGGCTTTCGATGGTCGATATCGGAGCATTTTTTGCCGTGCTGCTCGTGGGGTTTGCCTACGTCTGGCGGCGCGGCGATTTGGATTGGGTCAGAGCCGTCAGCCGCGAGCGATCCGTTGGTGTCGAGCCAACCGAGTCACCGGAAGTGATCGAACAGCAACCCGCCGTATCGGCATAA